From one Candidatus Omnitrophota bacterium genomic stretch:
- a CDS encoding GxGYxYP domain-containing protein, with the protein MTILPCLAVLLMMGQMEPIAIFDLTYTLNYDLNDPKQAAAAWDHCHAAATLQGIVNRDDPRLYIRYVSNGGINIDDYWLNRMSEPGQWLAGAERKKIPDIAALITTFRDFIKGAVVYDPKVPATSNLASTIAGAEDLIAVRYDPSSQSLYTKIIVKGPKLPVVKRLLKADGSSLFTGRGVIPDTDIPSTGSAKCDAYLWLKNKYIDAGLCDAVHAGFYIDSYWLKNPTAANPNHHTLTNHDFFVAKRGFFFDLGVWDDEAPIDDPKQVLGTDLNTLKALLLSAYERGGKDVMTHIGGFIPWAFKYTSDGAGGGQHEGVPTEWEFSRIASAYNTYVDADAFGMGAMANASFFSHYPLQEKYPQAWTTKEDLTARGYLAPDGKINFDGRQFIVFYVGDYDSAAWVYQQMPLYWDDPNRGKLPMMWCVSPIIEKRAGMAMDYMRRTSAANDYFAAPDNGAGYLNPGMLQEPRPISGLPSGLEAWGKHCASYYDRWDLSVTGFVIDGYAPGLNQKGLDCYAQFSPNGIVPQKIPLTLLHGEMPVLRADYDVNGNPDEAVGVIMERVKARKVPFHWFRNILKPPSWYVEVRDKLKEADSKLELLDAPSFFELYRIYLKTHPSAAKGKIQ; encoded by the coding sequence ATGACTATACTTCCTTGTCTCGCCGTCCTTCTCATGATGGGCCAGATGGAGCCTATCGCCATATTCGATCTTACCTATACGCTCAACTACGATCTCAACGATCCCAAGCAAGCCGCCGCCGCCTGGGACCATTGCCACGCCGCCGCCACCTTGCAGGGAATCGTCAACCGCGACGATCCCCGGCTGTATATCCGGTACGTTTCCAACGGCGGGATTAACATCGACGATTATTGGTTGAATCGGATGTCGGAGCCGGGGCAATGGCTGGCGGGCGCAGAGAGAAAAAAGATACCCGATATCGCCGCCCTCATCACTACGTTCCGCGATTTCATCAAGGGCGCCGTCGTTTACGATCCTAAGGTTCCCGCAACCAGCAACCTCGCATCCACCATCGCCGGAGCGGAAGACCTGATCGCCGTGCGCTACGATCCCTCTTCGCAATCCCTCTATACGAAAATCATCGTCAAAGGCCCCAAACTACCGGTCGTCAAGCGTTTGCTCAAAGCGGACGGTTCTTCACTTTTCACGGGCAGGGGCGTCATTCCCGATACGGACATTCCTTCCACCGGCAGCGCCAAATGCGACGCTTATTTATGGCTGAAAAATAAATACATCGACGCGGGATTGTGCGACGCCGTCCATGCCGGATTTTACATCGATTCCTATTGGCTGAAAAATCCCACGGCGGCCAATCCCAATCATCATACGCTGACTAATCACGATTTCTTCGTCGCCAAGCGCGGATTCTTTTTCGACCTGGGCGTTTGGGATGACGAAGCGCCGATCGACGATCCCAAGCAAGTGCTGGGAACGGACTTGAACACGCTGAAAGCCTTGCTGCTAAGCGCCTACGAGCGCGGCGGGAAAGACGTAATGACTCATATAGGCGGTTTTATCCCTTGGGCTTTCAAATATACTAGCGACGGAGCGGGCGGCGGCCAACACGAAGGCGTGCCGACGGAATGGGAATTCAGCCGCATCGCCAGCGCTTATAACACTTACGTAGACGCCGACGCCTTTGGAATGGGAGCGATGGCCAACGCTTCCTTTTTCTCCCATTACCCCTTGCAAGAAAAATATCCTCAGGCGTGGACGACGAAGGAGGACTTGACGGCGCGGGGCTATCTCGCTCCCGATGGAAAGATCAATTTCGACGGACGGCAATTCATTGTCTTTTATGTCGGCGATTACGATTCCGCCGCTTGGGTCTACCAGCAAATGCCCCTCTATTGGGACGATCCTAACCGGGGCAAACTTCCCATGATGTGGTGCGTCAGCCCCATCATCGAGAAGCGGGCGGGGATGGCGATGGATTATATGCGGCGCACGTCCGCGGCGAACGATTATTTCGCCGCCCCCGACAACGGCGCCGGATATCTCAATCCCGGCATGTTGCAAGAACCGCGCCCCATTTCCGGCTTGCCCAGCGGGCTTGAAGCTTGGGGGAAGCATTGCGCCTCCTATTACGACCGCTGGGATCTCAGCGTTACCGGCTTCGTCATCGACGGCTATGCGCCGGGGCTGAACCAGAAGGGACTGGATTGTTACGCCCAATTCAGCCCCAACGGCATCGTTCCGCAGAAAATTCCGCTAACCCTATTGCATGGAGAAATGCCGGTTCTGCGCGCCGATTACGACGTCAACGGCAATCCCGACGAGGCGGTCGGAGTCATTATGGAGCGGGTAAAGGCGCGCAAAGTCCCCTTTCACTGGTTCCGCAATATCTTGAAGCCCCCCAGTTGGTATGTGGAAGTGCGGGATAAATTGAAAGAGGCGGATTCAAAACTCGAACTCCTGGACGCGCCATCCTTTTTCGAACTTTACCGGATATATCTCAAAACCCACCCTTCCGCCGCCAAGGGAAAGATTCAATAG
- a CDS encoding type II toxin-antitoxin system VapC family toxin encodes MNCLKQIERQSALAISVITQMELLVGCRNKTELRKTERFLGRFQLIALNEAMCIAAIDLLRQYRLSHGLSIPDAMIAATALAQNIPFVTKNQRHYRYISGLKLLSYPELESNIIQ; translated from the coding sequence GTGAACTGCCTAAAACAGATCGAACGGCAATCGGCGTTGGCGATCAGCGTAATCACACAGATGGAATTGTTGGTCGGATGCAGGAACAAAACGGAACTTCGCAAGACGGAACGTTTTTTGGGACGTTTCCAACTAATCGCGCTAAATGAAGCAATGTGCATAGCTGCGATAGACCTTCTTCGCCAATATCGATTAAGTCACGGCTTATCGATCCCCGATGCGATGATTGCTGCCACCGCCTTGGCGCAAAATATCCCTTTCGTTACTAAAAACCAACGACATTATCGCTACATCAGCGGTCTAAAACTATTATCCTATCCAGAATTGGAATCTAACATAATTCAATAG
- a CDS encoding DUF2281 domain-containing protein: MEAMAIVRDIESLPPEDQKQVMNFIAFLKSQHPVRQPMRRPPKGKLIDEPFIGMWRKRKDMQDSASWAPNLRQREWKPNE, encoded by the coding sequence ATGGAAGCAATGGCCATTGTTCGCGATATTGAATCGCTGCCGCCGGAAGATCAAAAGCAAGTAATGAATTTCATCGCCTTTTTGAAATCCCAACATCCGGTTCGACAGCCTATGAGAAGACCACCCAAAGGCAAATTGATCGATGAGCCTTTCATTGGCATGTGGAGAAAACGGAAAGATATGCAGGACAGCGCGTCGTGGGCGCCAAACTTGCGACAACGCGAATGGAAACCCAACGAATGA